Within the Chryseobacterium geocarposphaerae genome, the region GATTGATCTCCCGTATCATGAGAATGACCATGATCATGACCTTCATGATTGTGATTATGTTCTTTTTTTGGTTTTGTGCTACAGCATTCTTCCATAACTTAAAAATTTTAATCAAAATTAGGAGCAAACTGAATGCAATGCTATTGCAAACTTTCGAGACAAGTTTCACAAATTCCTTTCGCAAAAAGTCTTATTTCATCTATTCTGAAATTTGTCTGAACATTTTCCGGAAACGAGATATCTTCTTTACAGGTGGTCTGTTTGCAGATTTTGCAGTAGAAGTGCAGATGCCAGTCTTTATGCGTAGTTTCGTCGCATCCGTCATGGCAAAGCTTATATTTTGTTGTTGTATTCTCCTGAATACTGTGGACAATTCCTTTTTCTTCAAAAGTTTTTAATGTTCTGTAGATGGTAGTCCGGTCTGCATGATCGAAGTGACTTTCGATTTCAGACAATGATAATGCTGCGTCCTGAGAACTTAAAAAGTCATATACCAAAATCCTCATACTTGTAGGTTTGGTATTTTTGTTAATCAATTTATCTTCGATGTGTGTTTTCATTCTTCAGGATTTAAGGTTCTTCTCAAAGTTAGCTGTTTTTTCAATGTTTTCATCATTGGCTGCTTCTGTTTACATCTATCAGACGTCATTTAAGTTTACAAAAGTCTTTCTAAAATTGTTGCAATCATATTGCAAAATTCAAGGTATTAAAAATAACTTCAACCCAAACGTTATATGTATAAATAACATTTTTTAATTACTTTACTGTTTTAAAAAAAATTATATTGGATAACCAACTTAAATCAATTCAAATATGAAAAACATAATAATGATATTATTCCTAGGATTATTAGTAAGCTGTGATCCTGGGTATACCATATACATTAGAAACAAATCACAAAATAACTTATATGTTGAAACTGATCGTGCAATAGAAAATCGGTTGGTAAGCAAAAGAGGGCCTATTTGTGATTCAATTATTTCAAAAAAGGTGGGCTCATCAAATCTAAAAGAGCTTTATAAAGTAAATAAAAATCAAAATATTTTATTATTCTCTTATTTAGGCGCCCCGAACTCAGATTACTTCCCGTACAAGAGTGTTAAAATAATAAAGAATTCGGATACCATTAAAATTGATAAAAATAACCTCATTCAAAAAATTACCAAGGGCAAGAATAGCAACTACTATATAAATATAGATTAATTGTAATAATATCATCTCAAAACAATGAAATTAGATAATTTAATACCAATAAACTAACCCATTTCTGACAATCACAGATTATATTTTCACACTATAAATAAAAAAGAGCAAGAAATTCACTTGCTCTTTTTAATTATTACAAATTCGGATTATTTTCAATCTCTTTCTGCGGAATAGAGAATAAATAATATTTGCTGTTGGCTACAAACGGAGACTGATCAGGGAATGCAAAAATCGTATGTCCTCTTCCGTTAACGGTTTTTACAACACCAGCCGGAGTCGTGATCTGTACCTGAATCGCCTGTCCGCTTGAATTGGTAAACGGTTTTCTCACGACAGTTCCCTGCGTTCTGATAATGTCTGACAATGAGAATCCTTCACCAAACAATTCTTTTCGTCTTTCAATCAATACTTCTTTGATCACATCGTTTTGTGCTAAAGAACCAGAATATTGATTGGCGTTTCTTGCTGATTTCAACTGATTTAAAACGGTTACAGCATTTGTAACATTTCCGCTTCTCGCTTCAGCTTCGGCCTCAATTAAATACATTTCAGCAGCTCTCATGTAAACAATATCTGCAATTAAATTGGCTTTAAATTTAAACTTCGCATATCGCAGCAATCCTTCCCTTCCCGGATTTCCATCCCATGAAAACAGTGAATAACGGATATCATTGGTATCAAACAGGTCTTTAAAATAAGGATCCGCCATAAAGCTGTAATAATAACTTCCCGAAGACGACACATCTAAAAAGTGGAAAGCATAGCTTTCACCTGACTGTTCCTGTGTCTGGCCGTGTCCCCAGATCCATTCTCCATTACTGATATCATTGAATCCGTCTTTATATTTTTCCGCCGTCATCAAAGCATACCCATTTCTCGCAATTTTTGCAGAAGCTGCAGCTTTTGTCCAGTCTCCGGTATTCAAATAAGCTCTTGCCAGTAATCCATTGACAACTGATCTGTCAATTTTGTCCTTGTTGTTTCTTGAATAACTTTGAAGCAACTGATCCGCATCTGCCAAATCACTTTTAATTAAAGTATAGATTTCTTCAAGGCTGGCTTTTTTCTTTCCTACTGAGCTTGTTGTTGTCGGTTCAGTATAAATTGGAGCCGTTAAAGCCGTTTTATCTTTTAAATAACTGAATTGATAAAAACTCGCCAGATTTAAATAACAAAATGCCCTCAATGCTTTAGCCTGACCTTTCACCTGATTTTTTTTCTCCTGGCTCCCCTCTACTCCATCGATTCTTGCAAGAACATTGTTCATATTATTGATGGTAGAATACAGCAGACTCCAGATAAAAAGTGGCCTGCTTCCCGTATTATTCACCAAATCTGTAAAAGCATACGCTCCGGGAAATCCATATTTATTGGTTAAAACCGCCACATCACTTCCCATAGCATCACTTGTTCTCAACACTGTGGAGTACCCGATATTCGCGTAAGTTGTCCCATCGTCATTAAATTTAGCCCAGGTTCCGTTGATTACCGTTTCCGCACTTTCTGCTGTCTTGAAAACTTCCTCTTCATTAGCCTGATTGGTCGGAGCAGTTTCCAGATCACTTTCACAGCTGATTAAAGACCATGCTGTGATTAATGCAAAAGATATATATTTTAATTTTTTCATTGTTTTTCATTTTAAATGTTAAAGAGTTGCCTGTACACCAAACGTAATTGTCCTCATGGCAGGATATCTGTAATAGGTTGTTCCGTCTAAGGTTTGTTCAGGATCCATTCCTTTATGCTTATAGAATGTTAAAAGGTTTTCTGCCTGAACATAAACTCTGAACTTCTTCAAACCTATTTTTTCAAAATAATCCGATGGAAGTGTATAGCCTAAGCTCACATTTTTCACTCTAGCATACGTCCCCGAGTATAAGAATCTTGAAGATGTTGAAGTCCAGTTATTCGTTGTTGTACTTAAAGCCGGGACATCGGTGTAACGGTTTTCAGGCGTCCATCTGTTCAGCATTTCCGCACTCCAGGCTCTACCTGCTGAACTTCCGTTATGCATCAGCATCGTATAATCCGTATCTAAAATTTTTCCTCCAATAGCAAATGATACTAAGGTTGAAAAATCAAAGTTTTTGTAAGCCAGACTCGTGGTAATTCCTCCCATTACTTTCGGAAGAGATGAACCCTGCAGTGTTTTTGTAGCTTTTGCATATTCTGAAGTGGTTCCTTCTACCGTATTTCCGCTGGCATCTGTTGTAATCGTTTTCCAAAGCGGCTTTCCGTTATTCGGATCTACTCCTGCCCATTCAGGAATGAAGAAATCATAAACAGAACCACCTACCTGCAATAGTTTTGTACCACTTACAATAGAGCCTTTCGGAAGTTTCGTGATTTCATTTTTGAGAGTACTTAAATTCACATCCACATTCCACTCAAAATCTTTTGTTTTAATGGGTGTTGTGAATAATGAAAATTCAAAACCGGTATTTTTTAGTTCACCAATATTCGCCTGATATTCACTGAAACCTAATGACGGAGCCAAAGGCATTCCAAACAGAAGATCTTTACTTTTTCTCTGGAAATATTCTACATTACCTTTAATTCTGTTATTCAGAACAGAAAATTCAATACCTGCATTCAAATTCAGGTTGGTTTCCCATTTCAGATCCGGAGTCGGCAGTTTGCTTGCTACCGTTCCTCCTTCTCCCAAATTATTATAAAAAGCATATAAACTTTGGTAAGCATAATAAGTACTCAGCTTATCATTTCCCTGGCCTCCGTAGCTTGCACGAAGTGTCAACTGGTTAAAGACATTTAAATTTTTAATAAAATCTTCATTCGACGCCTTCCATGATCCTCCTACCGACCAGAATGTCCCCCATCTGTTTTCCGGAGAGAATCTTGAAGAGCCGTCTGCTCTTACCGATCCTGAAACAAAATATTTATTTTTATAATCGTATTCAGCTTTCCCTAAGAAACTCAACAATCCCAATTTGTCACTATTTCCTGAGAAGCTTCCCAGCAAAGCTGCAGCATCAGGCTCATAATAATACGGCAATGAAAACTGGCTTCGGCTTCCTGAAATCGTCTGATATTCGTAATGGTAAAATTCCTGACCACCCAAAATATTGATGTGATGCTGTCCGAATTTTTTATCGTAGGTTAAAATATTACTTGTTGTGTAGGACAGCGTTCTCGAATTGGTTTTTGTAACAGCCCCCCCGATTTCAGTTCCCTCTCCTAATAACGGATTGGTATAATAATGGCCATTATAATTAACCAGATCAACCGAAAAGCTTGATTTAAATTTCAATTCAGGCAGGAAAGTGAATTCTGCAAAACCTTTCCCTGAGAAGTTATCTTCTCTGTTCTCATTTTTATCCAAAGGTAATGTTGCTGCAGCATTTT harbors:
- a CDS encoding SusC/RagA family TonB-linked outer membrane protein, which produces MINKNLIISKVWIPPVATFFLGIGNVNGQEAKKDTLHEKEIDEVVVVAYGKAKKTSYTGSVATISSEKINNRPVTNITKALEGQVPGLQAVSASGQPGSTASIRIRGIGSVSASSNPLFVVDGIPFDGNINAISPNDIESISVLKDATASSLYGSRGANGVIIITTKSGKKGEARVNFNISQGFSSRAVKDYEQVTTDQYFQLYWEALRNGYTSSQVSSQQAAQMATDNLVNALGINPYGANYVKPVGTDGKLLPGATALWNDNWKDILQRTASRNQVDLDFSGGNEKSNYFFSLGYLDDKGIAIESGFRKYSTRLKINSEVKKWLNVGANLAYTNSLQEAPPSSDSRTDNVINAARVIPSFYPYYERNADGSYKLDSSGNYIYDFGKYRPTSALQNENAAATLPLDKNENREDNFSGKGFAEFTFLPELKFKSSFSVDLVNYNGHYYTNPLLGEGTEIGGAVTKTNSRTLSYTTSNILTYDKKFGQHHINILGGQEFYHYEYQTISGSRSQFSLPYYYEPDAAALLGSFSGNSDKLGLLSFLGKAEYDYKNKYFVSGSVRADGSSRFSPENRWGTFWSVGGSWKASNEDFIKNLNVFNQLTLRASYGGQGNDKLSTYYAYQSLYAFYNNLGEGGTVASKLPTPDLKWETNLNLNAGIEFSVLNNRIKGNVEYFQRKSKDLLFGMPLAPSLGFSEYQANIGELKNTGFEFSLFTTPIKTKDFEWNVDVNLSTLKNEITKLPKGSIVSGTKLLQVGGSVYDFFIPEWAGVDPNNGKPLWKTITTDASGNTVEGTTSEYAKATKTLQGSSLPKVMGGITTSLAYKNFDFSTLVSFAIGGKILDTDYTMLMHNGSSAGRAWSAEMLNRWTPENRYTDVPALSTTTNNWTSTSSRFLYSGTYARVKNVSLGYTLPSDYFEKIGLKKFRVYVQAENLLTFYKHKGMDPEQTLDGTTYYRYPAMRTITFGVQATL
- a CDS encoding RagB/SusD family nutrient uptake outer membrane protein; the encoded protein is MKKLKYISFALITAWSLISCESDLETAPTNQANEEEVFKTAESAETVINGTWAKFNDDGTTYANIGYSTVLRTSDAMGSDVAVLTNKYGFPGAYAFTDLVNNTGSRPLFIWSLLYSTINNMNNVLARIDGVEGSQEKKNQVKGQAKALRAFCYLNLASFYQFSYLKDKTALTAPIYTEPTTTSSVGKKKASLEEIYTLIKSDLADADQLLQSYSRNNKDKIDRSVVNGLLARAYLNTGDWTKAAASAKIARNGYALMTAEKYKDGFNDISNGEWIWGHGQTQEQSGESYAFHFLDVSSSGSYYYSFMADPYFKDLFDTNDIRYSLFSWDGNPGREGLLRYAKFKFKANLIADIVYMRAAEMYLIEAEAEARSGNVTNAVTVLNQLKSARNANQYSGSLAQNDVIKEVLIERRKELFGEGFSLSDIIRTQGTVVRKPFTNSSGQAIQVQITTPAGVVKTVNGRGHTIFAFPDQSPFVANSKYYLFSIPQKEIENNPNL
- a CDS encoding Fur family transcriptional regulator, which encodes MKTHIEDKLINKNTKPTSMRILVYDFLSSQDAALSLSEIESHFDHADRTTIYRTLKTFEEKGIVHSIQENTTTKYKLCHDGCDETTHKDWHLHFYCKICKQTTCKEDISFPENVQTNFRIDEIRLFAKGICETCLESLQ